In one Lolium rigidum isolate FL_2022 chromosome 3, APGP_CSIRO_Lrig_0.1, whole genome shotgun sequence genomic region, the following are encoded:
- the LOC124695521 gene encoding uncharacterized protein LOC124695521: MLPAAAARPCLFSPAPPNPTARAVPLLPRSSTATPPKPVRLLRPLRATGAGAGAGPPGASSRPARDRVIDFGKYKGQMLGTLPPAYLRWVVAELDYGDTARWARLARDVLDDPVYVDRVEWEHAHRFLRGDSKYDYVYDDAQDGSDGPLQEMAERFGWDLSDEDGWSRLDYRLLGTSYGGRIPRKADRTQSSGGALFDTDAAAGPDGDGPRGKRDERRERMRMRRDEQVRTAKMGILGVSPGAKDAGALGTPRKARIGAAAKKDILGLGRGSRGGDVLRERAVPPGKDGEGGSPFPGRQAFLDKVRKLKGDDS; encoded by the coding sequence atgctcccggccgccgccgcacgaCCCTGCCTTTTCTCCCCAGCGCCACCGAACCCCACAGCTCGGGCGGTGCCCCTCCTCCCTCGTAGCTCCACCGCCACGCCGCCCAAACCGGTCCGGCTCCTCCGGCCTCTCCGAGCCactggcgccggcgccggcgccggtccGCCGGGAGCGTCCTCGCGCCCGGCGAGGGACCGCGTGATCGACTTCGGCAAGTACAAGGGCCAGATGCTGGGCACGCTGCCGCCTGCCTACCTCCGGTGGGTCGTGGCGGAGCTCGACTACGGGGACACGGCGCGCTGGGCGCGGCTGGCGCGGGACGTGCTGGACGACCCCGTCTACGTCGACCGCGTCGAGTGGGAGCACGCGCACCGCTTCCTCCGCGGCGACTCCAAGTACGACTACGTCTACGACGACGCCCAGGACGGCAGCGACGGGCCGCTCCAGGAGATGGCCGAGCGCTTCGGCTGGGACCTCTCCGACGAGGACGGATGGAGCCGCCTCGACTATCGCCTCCTCGGCACCTCCTACGGCGGCCGCATCCCAAGAAAGGCCGACCGGACCcagagcagcggcggcgccctgTTCGACACAGATGCGGCGGCTGGCCCGGACGGGGACGGGCCGAGGGGGAAGAGGGACGAGAGGAGGGAGCGGATGCGGATGAGGAGGGATGAGCAGGTGAGGACGGCCAAGATGGGCATTCTTGGGGTGAGCCCCGGCGCGAAGGACGCCGGCGCTCTGGGGACGCCGAGGAAGGCCCGCATtggagcggcggcgaagaaggacaTCCTGGGGCTGGGCAGGGGCAGCCGCGGCGGCGACGTGCTCCGCGAGAGGGCTGTGCCACCGGGGAAAGACGGCGAGGGAGGGAGCCCGTTCCCCGGCCGGCAGGCGTTCCTGGACAAAGTCAGGAAGCTCAAGGGCGATGATAGCTAG
- the LOC124701406 gene encoding 60S ribosomal protein L23-like — protein sequence MSKRGRGGSAGNKFRMSLGLPVAATVNCADNTGAKNLYIISVKGIKGRLNRLPSACVGDMVMATVKKGKPDLRKKVMPAVIIRQRKPWRRKDGVFMYFEDNAGVIVNPKGEMKGSAITGPVGKECADLWPRIASNANAIV from the exons ATGTCGAAGCGAG GGAGGGGAGGTTCCGCGGGGAACAAGTTCCGGATGTCGCTGGGTCtgccggtggcggcgacggtgaaCTGCGCCGACAACACCGGCGCCAAGAACCTCTACATCATCTCCGTCAAGGGCATCAAGGGTCGCCTCAACCGTCTCCCGTCCGCCTGCGTCGGCGACATGGTCATGGCCACCGTCAAGAAGGGGAAGCCCGATCTGCGTAAGAAGGTGATGCCTGCCGTCATCATCCGCCAGCGCAAGCCATGGCGCCGGAAGGACGGCGTCTTCATGTACTTTGAAG ATAATGCTGGAGTGATCGTCAATCCCAAGGGTGAGATGAAAGGATCTGCTATCACCGGACCAGTCGGGAAGGAGTGTGCTGACCTTTGGCCCAGGATCGCCAGCAACGCAAACGCCATCGTCTGA